In a single window of the Centroberyx gerrardi isolate f3 chromosome 17, fCenGer3.hap1.cur.20231027, whole genome shotgun sequence genome:
- the LOC139908901 gene encoding guanine nucleotide-binding protein G(I)/G(S)/G(O) subunit gamma-2, with amino-acid sequence MASNNTASIAQARKLVEQLKMEANIDRIKVSKAAADLMSYCEAHAKEDPLLSPVPASENPFREKKFFCAIL; translated from the exons ATGGCGAGCAATAACACAGCCAGCATCGCACAAGCCAGGAAACTGGTGGAACAGCTGAAGATGGAGGCCAACATTGACAGGATAAAA gtgtcaaaagcagcagcagacttAATGTCGTACTGCGAAGCCCACGCCAAAGAGGACCCACTGTTATCACCGGTGCCAGCGTCGGAGAACCCCTTCAGGGAGAAGAAGTTCTTCTGTGCCATCCTGTAA